One window of Planktothrix sp. FACHB-1365 genomic DNA carries:
- the rpsL gene encoding 30S ribosomal protein S12 — MPTIQQLIRSAREQTQKKTKSPALKSCPQRRGVCTRVYTTTPKKPNSALRKVARVRLTSGYEVTAYIPGIGHNLQEHSVVMIRGGRVKDLPGVRYHIIRGTLDTAGVKDRRQGRSKYGAKRPK, encoded by the coding sequence ATGCCCACTATCCAGCAACTAATTCGTTCTGCACGGGAACAGACTCAGAAGAAAACAAAATCGCCCGCCCTCAAGAGTTGCCCTCAACGGCGGGGAGTCTGCACACGGGTTTATACAACCACCCCTAAAAAACCTAATTCCGCGCTGCGTAAGGTGGCAAGGGTGCGGCTAACCTCTGGCTATGAAGTGACAGCATATATTCCGGGTATTGGTCACAACTTGCAAGAACACTCCGTAGTAATGATTCGAGGCGGTCGGGTGAAAGATTTGCCTGGAGTTCGATATCACATTATTCGGGGAACATTAGACACGGCGGGAGTCAAAGATCGTCGTCAGGGACGCTCGAAGTATGGTGCCAAGCGTCCTAAATAA
- a CDS encoding type II toxin-antitoxin system HicB family antitoxin, whose amino-acid sequence MKEYVAIFEWAGSNYSAYVPDLPGCISTGKTLEETENNIKEAIELYIDTLREDSQPIPEPSLTVKTISVAA is encoded by the coding sequence ATGAAAGAATATGTTGCAATTTTTGAATGGGCTGGGAGTAACTATTCTGCTTATGTTCCTGATTTACCCGGTTGTATTTCTACAGGAAAGACTTTAGAAGAAACAGAAAATAATATTAAAGAAGCGATTGAATTGTATATTGACACTCTGCGGGAAGATAGTCAACCCATTCCCGAACCTTCTCTAACGGTTAAGACAATTTCTGTTGCTGCTTAA
- the rpsJ gene encoding 30S ribosomal protein S10 — protein MQQQKIRIRLKAFDRRLLDTSCEKIVDTANRTSATAIGPIPLPTKRRIYCLLRSPHVDKDSREHFETRTHRRIIDIYQPSSKTIDALMKLDLPAGVDIEVKL, from the coding sequence ATTCAACAGCAAAAAATTCGGATTCGTCTCAAAGCGTTTGATCGCCGTTTACTCGATACTTCCTGCGAGAAAATTGTAGATACGGCTAATCGTACCAGCGCCACTGCTATTGGGCCGATTCCTTTACCCACAAAACGCCGGATTTATTGTTTATTGCGTTCTCCTCACGTTGATAAAGATTCACGGGAACACTTCGAGACTCGTACCCATCGACGCATTATTGATATTTATCAGCCTTCTTCTAAAACCATTGATGCTTTGATGAAATTAGATTTACCCGCCGGGGTTGATATTGAAGTAAAACTCTAA
- the fusA gene encoding elongation factor G gives MARTVPLERVRNIGIAAHIDAGKTTTTERILFYSGVVHKMGEVHEGTAVTDWMAQERERGITITAAAITTSWKDHKINIIDTPGHVDFTIEVERSMRVLDGVIAVFCSVGGVQPQSETVWRQADRYKVPRIVFVNKMDRTGANFFKVYEQIRDRLRANAVPIQVPIGSEDNLQGLVDLVEMKAYIYTNDKGTDIQVTDDIPEEVKAVAEEYRVKLVESVAETDDHLMEKYLEGEELTNEEIRTQLRKGTIDGTIVPLLCGSAFKNKGVQQLLDAVVDYLPAPAEVPPIQGTLPDGEIAVRYADDNAPLSALAFKIMADPYGRLTFVRVYSGVLQKGSYVLNSSKNKKERISRLIVLKADDRIEVDELRAGDLGAALGLKDTLTGDTLCDDANPIILESLFIPEPVISVAVEPKTKQDMEKLSKALQSLSEEDPTFRVSVDSETNQTVIAGMGELHLEILVDRMLREFKVEANVGAPQVAYRETIRKPVNRAEGKFIRQSGGKGQYGHVVINLEPGEPGSGFEFVSKIVGGTVPKEYINPAEQGIKEACETGVVAGYPLIDVKATLVDGSYHDVDSSEMAFKIAGSMALKEAVSKASPVLLEPMMKVEVEVPEDFIGNVIGDLNSRRGQIEGQDTAQGIAKVTAKVPLAEMFGYATDIRSKTQGRGIFTMEFSHYEEVPRSVADAIVAKSKGN, from the coding sequence GTGGCACGTACCGTCCCGCTTGAGAGAGTACGGAATATTGGTATTGCAGCCCATATCGATGCGGGCAAGACAACCACAACAGAGCGGATTTTATTTTACTCTGGCGTGGTTCATAAAATGGGCGAAGTCCATGAAGGAACCGCAGTAACCGACTGGATGGCTCAAGAGCGGGAGCGTGGAATTACCATCACGGCTGCCGCGATTACTACCAGTTGGAAAGATCATAAGATCAATATCATTGACACTCCCGGTCACGTAGACTTCACCATTGAAGTCGAACGCTCCATGCGGGTGTTAGACGGTGTGATTGCAGTCTTTTGTTCCGTTGGCGGTGTTCAGCCCCAATCTGAAACCGTTTGGAGACAAGCCGATCGCTATAAAGTCCCTCGGATTGTCTTTGTGAACAAAATGGATCGCACGGGCGCGAATTTTTTCAAAGTTTATGAACAAATCCGCGATCGATTAAGAGCGAATGCAGTTCCCATCCAAGTCCCCATTGGAAGTGAAGACAACCTCCAAGGCTTAGTGGATTTGGTGGAGATGAAAGCTTATATCTACACCAACGATAAAGGAACGGATATCCAAGTCACGGATGATATTCCTGAAGAAGTCAAAGCAGTTGCTGAAGAATACCGCGTGAAACTGGTGGAATCAGTTGCTGAGACCGACGATCACCTGATGGAGAAGTATCTCGAAGGGGAAGAACTGACGAACGAAGAAATTCGGACGCAGTTACGCAAAGGAACGATTGATGGGACAATTGTTCCCTTACTTTGTGGTTCAGCCTTCAAAAACAAAGGGGTACAACAACTGTTAGATGCGGTGGTTGACTATCTCCCGGCTCCGGCGGAAGTTCCTCCGATTCAGGGAACCTTACCCGATGGTGAAATTGCCGTCCGTTATGCCGATGATAATGCTCCGCTATCGGCACTGGCCTTTAAGATCATGGCTGATCCCTATGGCCGTTTGACCTTTGTGCGGGTCTATTCCGGTGTTCTGCAAAAGGGGAGTTATGTTTTAAACTCCTCAAAAAATAAGAAAGAACGGATTTCTCGCTTGATCGTTCTCAAAGCTGATGATCGGATTGAAGTCGATGAACTTCGGGCTGGAGACTTAGGAGCGGCATTGGGTTTGAAAGATACCCTCACCGGTGATACCCTCTGTGATGACGCGAACCCAATTATTTTGGAATCTCTGTTTATTCCTGAACCTGTTATTTCTGTTGCGGTGGAACCCAAAACGAAACAGGACATGGAAAAACTTTCCAAAGCTCTCCAGTCTTTGTCAGAGGAAGACCCCACCTTCCGGGTTTCCGTTGATTCTGAGACGAACCAAACCGTGATTGCTGGGATGGGTGAACTCCACTTAGAAATTCTGGTAGACCGGATGCTGCGGGAGTTCAAAGTAGAGGCGAATGTTGGTGCTCCTCAAGTTGCTTATCGGGAAACCATCCGCAAACCGGTGAATCGAGCCGAAGGCAAATTCATCCGTCAAAGTGGCGGTAAAGGTCAATACGGTCACGTTGTGATTAATCTCGAACCGGGTGAACCGGGTAGCGGATTTGAATTTGTTTCCAAAATTGTTGGGGGAACTGTACCCAAAGAGTACATCAACCCGGCTGAACAAGGGATTAAAGAAGCTTGTGAAACGGGTGTGGTTGCCGGTTATCCCTTAATTGATGTGAAAGCCACTCTGGTGGATGGATCTTACCACGATGTAGACTCCTCAGAAATGGCATTCAAGATCGCTGGCTCCATGGCACTTAAAGAAGCGGTGAGTAAAGCTTCACCCGTGCTGTTAGAGCCGATGATGAAAGTTGAGGTAGAAGTCCCAGAAGACTTTATTGGTAACGTCATTGGAGACCTCAACTCTCGCCGAGGCCAAATTGAGGGCCAAGATACGGCTCAGGGTATTGCCAAAGTGACCGCTAAGGTTCCCTTAGCTGAGATGTTTGGTTATGCAACTGACATCCGTTCTAAAACCCAAGGTCGTGGCATTTTCACAATGGAGTTCAGCCACTATGAGGAAGTTCCTCGTAGCGTTGCTGATGCTATTGTTGCCAAGAGCAAAGGAAACTAA
- a CDS encoding Uma2 family endonuclease → MTTAQAQKLTFDNFLEQCPETGIYEFVKGEIIEVRATRNHDDVANLLLFCFNDEIRRLNLNLVVTNNAVIKTVTKDGLEQGRNPDVSVIDRTIWRSNRSDYNALEVPIQLAVEVTSTNWEDDYVDKLEEYQRLGIFEYWIVDYLAIASRAYLGNPKIPTIFVYSLDEKGQYQKTQFRGNDRIISPTFSELSLTAEQVLNA, encoded by the coding sequence ATGACAACAGCACAGGCGCAAAAACTAACATTTGACAACTTTTTAGAACAATGTCCAGAAACAGGAATCTATGAATTTGTGAAGGGAGAAATTATAGAAGTGAGAGCAACAAGAAACCATGATGATGTAGCCAATTTGCTTTTATTCTGTTTTAATGATGAAATTAGAAGACTTAATCTTAATTTAGTTGTAACTAATAATGCGGTGATCAAAACGGTAACAAAAGACGGCTTAGAACAGGGTAGAAATCCTGATGTTAGTGTGATTGACCGAACAATTTGGCGTTCTAATCGTTCTGATTATAATGCCTTAGAAGTGCCAATTCAGTTAGCAGTAGAAGTGACATCAACGAATTGGGAAGATGACTATGTAGATAAATTAGAAGAATATCAACGGTTAGGAATTTTTGAATATTGGATTGTAGACTATTTAGCGATCGCTTCCAGGGCTTACTTAGGAAATCCTAAAATTCCGACTATCTTTGTTTACTCTCTGGATGAAAAAGGTCAGTATCAAAAAACTCAATTTAGAGGAAATGATCGGATTATATCACCCACTTTTTCAGAATTATCTTTAACAGCAGAACAAGTGTTAAATGCTTAA
- the tuf gene encoding elongation factor Tu — MARAKFERTKPHVNIGTIGHVDHGKTTLTAAITMTLAALGQAQAKKYDEIDAAPEEKARGITINTAHVEYETKDRHYAHVDCPGHADYVKNMITGAAQMDGAILVVSAADGPMPQTREHILLAKQVGVPNIVVFLNKEDMVDDEELLELVELEVRELLTSYQFDGDNIPIVAGSAKEALDAMVANPKLPQGGNPWVDKIYKLMEEVDAYIPTPERDIDKPFLMAVEDVFSITGRGTVATGRIERGKVKVGDNVELVGIKPTRATIVTGIEMFKKSLEEGMAGDNAGLLLRGIQKTDIERGMVIAKPGSITPHTQFEAEVYVLKAEEGGRKTPFFPGYRPQFYVRTTDVTGTIQTFTSDEGKDAEMVMPGDRIKMTVELINPIAIEQGMRFAIREGGRTVGAGVVSKILK; from the coding sequence ATGGCACGCGCAAAATTTGAACGGACAAAACCCCACGTTAACATCGGTACCATTGGCCACGTTGACCACGGTAAAACCACTTTAACGGCTGCAATTACCATGACTTTGGCAGCCCTGGGTCAAGCCCAAGCTAAAAAATACGACGAAATTGATGCCGCACCCGAAGAGAAAGCACGGGGGATTACCATCAATACCGCTCACGTTGAGTATGAAACCAAAGATCGTCACTATGCTCACGTGGACTGTCCGGGACACGCCGACTATGTGAAAAACATGATCACGGGTGCCGCCCAGATGGACGGTGCAATTTTAGTGGTGTCTGCGGCGGATGGCCCTATGCCCCAAACCCGTGAACACATCCTCTTAGCCAAACAGGTTGGGGTTCCCAATATTGTTGTGTTCCTGAACAAGGAAGACATGGTGGATGATGAGGAACTGTTAGAACTGGTAGAACTGGAAGTACGGGAACTGTTAACTTCCTACCAATTCGACGGTGACAATATCCCCATTGTGGCTGGATCTGCGAAAGAAGCTTTAGATGCCATGGTTGCTAATCCTAAACTACCTCAAGGTGGGAACCCGTGGGTAGATAAAATCTACAAACTCATGGAAGAAGTGGATGCCTATATCCCCACTCCTGAGCGGGATATTGACAAACCTTTCTTGATGGCGGTTGAAGACGTGTTCTCCATTACTGGACGGGGTACAGTAGCAACGGGCCGGATTGAACGGGGTAAAGTCAAGGTGGGCGATAACGTTGAATTGGTCGGAATTAAACCAACCCGTGCTACCATCGTGACCGGGATAGAAATGTTCAAGAAAAGTCTTGAGGAAGGGATGGCTGGAGACAACGCCGGACTTCTGTTACGGGGTATCCAAAAAACCGATATTGAACGGGGTATGGTGATTGCTAAACCCGGTTCCATTACTCCTCATACTCAGTTTGAAGCAGAAGTTTATGTTTTAAAGGCAGAAGAAGGCGGTCGTAAAACTCCTTTCTTCCCCGGTTATCGTCCCCAGTTCTATGTACGGACAACGGATGTTACTGGAACCATTCAAACATTTACCTCAGATGAAGGTAAGGATGCTGAAATGGTCATGCCGGGAGACCGGATTAAAATGACGGTGGAACTGATTAACCCCATTGCGATTGAACAAGGGATGCGGTTTGCCATTCGTGAAGGTGGCCGGACTGTGGGTGCGGGCGTTGTGTCCAAAATCCTGAAGTAG
- a CDS encoding 2-oxoisovalerate dehydrogenase E1 subunit beta, whose product MTEIIFLVEPDIEQGYIAQALGESIITQADDLESLKQEIKDAVHCHFPEPALRPKIIRLHIVQEEVIAS is encoded by the coding sequence ATGACGGAAATCATTTTCTTAGTAGAACCAGATATTGAGCAAGGTTATATTGCTCAGGCATTAGGGGAATCAATTATTACCCAAGCCGATGACTTAGAAAGCTTAAAGCAAGAAATTAAAGATGCAGTTCACTGTCATTTTCCTGAGCCAGCATTACGTCCTAAAATCATCCGACTGCATATTGTTCAGGAGGAGGTGATTGCTTCATGA
- a CDS encoding LON peptidase substrate-binding domain-containing protein — translation MASYSSIAVRELPLFSLPEVVLFPGRPLPLHIFEFRYRIMMNTILNTDRRFGVLMFDPNQGQVASVGCCAEIVQYQRLPDDRIKMLTLGQQRFRVLEAVREKPYLVGLVEWIEDEPPQQDLRPLATEVERLLRDVVHLSGKLMEQNIELPDDIPDLPTELSYWVASNLYGVATEQQTLLEMQNTVARLEREVEILTSTRNHLAARTALKDALE, via the coding sequence ATGGCATCATATTCCTCAATTGCTGTTCGAGAACTTCCTCTGTTTTCTCTACCGGAAGTGGTTTTATTTCCAGGTAGACCCTTACCCCTGCATATTTTTGAGTTTCGTTATCGGATTATGATGAATACCATCCTGAATACGGATCGCCGTTTTGGGGTATTGATGTTTGATCCGAATCAAGGTCAAGTTGCTTCCGTGGGTTGCTGTGCCGAAATTGTCCAATACCAACGTTTACCCGATGATCGAATTAAAATGCTGACGTTAGGACAGCAACGGTTTCGGGTATTAGAAGCTGTTCGGGAAAAGCCTTATCTCGTGGGTTTGGTCGAATGGATTGAAGATGAACCCCCCCAACAGGATTTAAGACCGTTAGCAACGGAAGTAGAGCGTTTGTTGCGCGATGTGGTTCATCTCTCAGGAAAGTTGATGGAACAAAATATTGAACTTCCTGATGATATTCCTGATTTACCGACGGAACTTTCCTATTGGGTTGCGAGTAATCTTTATGGCGTCGCAACGGAACAACAAACCCTATTAGAAATGCAAAATACTGTCGCACGTTTGGAACGGGAAGTGGAGATTTTAACATCAACTCGTAACCATTTAGCGGCACGAACGGCTTTAAAAGATGCGTTGGAATAG
- the avd gene encoding diversity-generating retroelement protein Avd, which produces MSMSELPIIQKTYDLIKWYVPILNRLPRDHKFTLGDRIITGLYDFLEGLILARYATNKLNQLELLNGKLDILRHQTRLLLDFELIKTERYEYIGKLINEIGTELGAWIKQQRKKLEKP; this is translated from the coding sequence ATGAGTATGAGTGAATTACCGATTATTCAGAAAACCTATGATTTAATTAAATGGTATGTACCCATATTAAACCGCCTACCGCGAGATCATAAATTCACATTAGGAGATAGAATCATTACCGGACTCTATGATTTTCTGGAAGGATTAATTTTAGCCCGTTATGCCACAAATAAACTAAACCAATTAGAATTATTGAATGGCAAACTAGACATTCTGCGCCATCAAACCAGACTATTATTAGATTTCGAGTTAATTAAAACTGAACGCTATGAATATATCGGAAAATTAATTAACGAAATTGGCACGGAATTAGGAGCATGGATTAAACAACAACGAAAAAAACTAGAAAAACCATGA
- a CDS encoding SUMF1/EgtB/PvdO family nonheme iron enzyme has product MEPWKWLNMGLEVVSRFMLQKTLVDGQKRNTDIVVANNAAMEEKRQQIQLAQYKLQCVQVANNAVMEEKRQEIQLAQIKLQYIQNQENREFQAQQAELNHQRQKELQEYIQSVNLAIHKSNIEFQRWRFEQEKSLQSELATYGRETQLIVAEYQRETAIKAAHNQAEVQKIFANWPLTLPPAQILESYNNSLIPLRVFIAPPKVQFEKFATTPQNFPDIELTINQKMRDFFDQYSQQGRPIEFLAGAWESKRFHSEASIKALFGMLKSEPTLILESEFDGDYLNFRVAYWTIGQDNYSYQTIISQLSYRDILYDSAKTRARKWKVTKDKLIALGKTQADIDKRGGDNEINLKIWEEEQSLREEGIDDDELEIHYKINSKHFEDLYQFLITCHCLVAGWIADTHHLFLHDFTPLLPQLLPDLTQNIPEGEVADSVIGMVISGYEQIYKILEAESSHRLPELILELAQGLVNLPNKSWAKTQLINSVEYWLRLRNRVSGESELWDSVNSVVTAKDLDYIEKINNLLESLGETHRVNIIEACYQRGQNHCQQGEYTTAIDDFTQVLLLEPNSPDANYNRGLAYSKLGEYQAAIEDYHQTLRLNPNYVGAYNNRGNAYYKLGQYEKAIADYNSCLALNPNLPGVAHNRDVAQGVWDEKRRQEGDKKRQEEAEKRRRQKEFEFDVITVNSQGKETHRERRRAEFFKQDLGNNISLEMVSIPGGTFMMGAAQNEANASSDEYPQHPVNIAAFSMAKYPITQAQWEAVLALPKIKIDLKRDPSDFKGANRPVENVTWHEAQEFCQRLSQKTGKTYRLPSEAEWEYACRAQTTSPFHFGETITADLANYECNRNQTTDVGSFPPNAFGLYDMHGNVWEWCADPWHENYTGAPDDGSVWESGGNTQYRVMRGGSWSDGPRDCRSADRNWDGPDGRVRYYGFRVVSSPPAWTL; this is encoded by the coding sequence ATGGAACCTTGGAAATGGTTGAATATGGGTTTAGAAGTGGTATCTCGATTTATGCTTCAAAAAACCCTAGTAGATGGCCAAAAGAGAAATACGGATATCGTTGTAGCTAACAATGCTGCAATGGAGGAAAAACGACAACAAATTCAGTTAGCACAGTATAAATTACAATGTGTACAAGTTGCGAATAATGCTGTAATGGAGGAAAAACGACAGGAGATTCAATTAGCACAGATTAAATTACAATATATCCAAAATCAAGAAAATCGAGAATTTCAAGCCCAACAAGCGGAACTGAATCATCAACGACAAAAGGAACTCCAAGAATATATCCAAAGCGTTAATTTAGCCATTCACAAAAGCAATATTGAGTTTCAACGCTGGCGTTTTGAACAGGAAAAAAGCCTACAATCAGAATTAGCAACTTATGGTCGAGAAACTCAATTAATAGTAGCTGAATATCAACGAGAAACGGCGATAAAAGCTGCTCATAACCAAGCAGAAGTTCAGAAAATTTTTGCGAATTGGCCATTAACTTTACCTCCCGCACAAATTTTAGAATCCTACAATAATAGTTTAATTCCCCTGCGAGTTTTTATTGCGCCGCCTAAAGTTCAGTTTGAAAAGTTTGCCACCACGCCGCAAAATTTCCCTGATATTGAATTAACTATAAATCAAAAAATGCGCGATTTTTTTGATCAGTATTCTCAACAGGGAAGACCGATAGAATTTTTAGCAGGTGCTTGGGAAAGTAAACGTTTTCATAGTGAAGCCAGTATTAAAGCTTTATTCGGGATGCTAAAATCAGAACCGACATTAATATTAGAGTCTGAATTTGATGGAGATTATCTCAATTTCCGAGTCGCCTATTGGACAATAGGACAAGATAACTATTCCTATCAAACGATTATTTCTCAACTGTCCTATCGGGATATTTTATATGATTCTGCTAAAACTCGCGCCCGGAAATGGAAAGTTACAAAAGACAAACTCATCGCACTTGGAAAAACCCAAGCTGATATTGATAAACGGGGCGGGGATAATGAGATTAATCTGAAAATTTGGGAAGAAGAACAAAGTTTACGAGAGGAAGGAATAGACGATGATGAGTTAGAAATTCACTATAAAATTAATAGCAAACATTTTGAAGATTTGTACCAGTTTTTAATCACCTGTCATTGTCTAGTTGCAGGTTGGATAGCTGACACTCATCATTTATTTCTCCATGATTTCACGCCCTTATTACCGCAATTACTCCCAGATTTAACTCAGAATATCCCCGAAGGAGAAGTTGCAGATTCAGTAATAGGGATGGTCATTTCTGGCTATGAACAAATCTACAAAATCCTAGAAGCAGAAAGTTCTCACCGTCTCCCTGAATTAATCCTAGAATTAGCACAGGGTTTAGTCAATTTACCGAATAAATCTTGGGCTAAAACCCAATTAATTAATTCTGTTGAATATTGGTTGAGGTTAAGAAACCGGGTTTCTGGAGAATCTGAGTTATGGGATAGCGTTAATTCTGTCGTAACGGCTAAGGATTTAGACTATATTGAAAAAATCAATAATTTGTTAGAATCCTTGGGAGAAACTCACCGCGTTAATATTATCGAAGCCTGTTATCAACGGGGACAAAACCATTGTCAACAGGGAGAATATACGACCGCTATTGATGATTTTACCCAAGTCTTGTTACTTGAACCCAATTCTCCTGATGCTAATTATAATCGCGGATTAGCTTATAGTAAATTAGGGGAATATCAAGCCGCTATTGAGGATTATCACCAAACCTTGCGACTGAATCCCAATTATGTCGGAGCTTACAATAATCGGGGTAATGCTTATTATAAATTAGGGCAATATGAAAAAGCGATCGCAGATTATAACTCCTGTCTCGCCCTCAATCCTAATTTACCCGGAGTTGCCCATAACCGAGATGTTGCTCAAGGAGTTTGGGATGAAAAACGCCGTCAGGAAGGGGATAAAAAACGTCAGGAAGAAGCCGAAAAACGCCGTCGCCAAAAGGAATTTGAGTTTGATGTCATTACCGTTAACTCCCAAGGAAAGGAAACCCACCGAGAACGCCGTCGGGCTGAATTTTTTAAACAAGATTTAGGCAATAATATCAGTTTAGAAATGGTATCCATTCCTGGGGGAACTTTTATGATGGGTGCGGCTCAAAATGAAGCAAATGCGAGTAGCGATGAATATCCCCAACATCCCGTTAATATTGCGGCATTTTCTATGGCAAAATATCCCATTACTCAAGCTCAATGGGAAGCCGTACTTGCATTACCTAAAATAAAAATAGACTTAAAGCGCGACCCCTCTGATTTTAAAGGCGCAAACCGACCCGTTGAGAATGTAACTTGGCACGAAGCACAAGAATTTTGTCAGCGACTTTCCCAAAAAACAGGTAAAACCTATCGTTTACCCAGTGAAGCGGAATGGGAATATGCCTGTCGCGCTCAAACTACAAGTCCTTTCCATTTTGGCGAAACCATTACAGCCGATTTAGCTAATTATGAATGTAATCGTAATCAAACCACCGATGTCGGTAGTTTTCCTCCAAATGCCTTTGGTTTATACGATATGCACGGTAACGTTTGGGAATGGTGTGCTGACCCTTGGCATGAAAATTATACTGGTGCGCCAGATGATGGCAGTGTTTGGGAGTCGGGCGGAAATACTCAATACCGGGTGATGCGCGGAGGTTCGTGGTCCGACGGTCCCAGGGATTGCCGCAGTGCCGATCGTAACTGGGACGGGCCGGACGGTCGGGTCAGGTACTACGGATTTCGTGTTGTCTCCTCCCCGCCTGCGTGGACTCTTTAG
- a CDS encoding RNA-directed DNA polymerase, with amino-acid sequence MKRYGNLWSEIIDFSNLLAAARQAQKGKRFRENVLAFNYNLEPELFKLKTELESKAYCPGHYRTFEIKEPKSRMISAAPYRDRVVHHALCNIILPIFERTYIADSYANRVGFGTHRALRRFTKFARSSHYVLQCDIRKYFPSIDHIILKSLIRKKIKCSDTLWLIDKIIDNSNEQEPMVEYFLGDSLLEPLQRRRGLPIGNLTSQFFANIYLNGFDHFVKEKLKVTQYIRYVDDFALFSDNPEFLADARIAVEEYLATLRVKIHPIKSQLFETKIGANFLGFRILPDRIRVRKENLRRARRRLRQMQVEYDQGKIGGEKVSQSIQSWVAHLQQGDTWQLRQQIFASLELSRR; translated from the coding sequence ATGAAACGCTACGGAAATCTCTGGTCAGAAATTATTGATTTTAGCAATTTATTAGCAGCAGCACGTCAAGCCCAAAAAGGCAAGCGATTTCGAGAAAATGTTTTAGCCTTTAACTATAATTTAGAGCCAGAACTTTTTAAGTTAAAAACAGAATTAGAGTCTAAAGCCTACTGTCCAGGTCATTATCGAACCTTTGAAATTAAAGAACCCAAATCTCGAATGATTTCCGCCGCACCCTATCGAGATCGAGTGGTACATCATGCTTTATGTAATATTATTCTACCGATTTTTGAACGTACCTATATTGCTGATTCCTATGCAAATCGCGTCGGTTTTGGAACCCATCGTGCCCTGCGTCGATTTACAAAATTTGCTCGGTCTAGCCATTATGTTCTCCAATGTGATATCCGCAAATATTTTCCCAGTATTGACCATATTATTTTAAAATCCTTAATTCGCAAAAAAATCAAATGTTCTGACACCCTGTGGTTAATTGATAAAATTATTGATAATAGCAATGAACAAGAACCTATGGTAGAATATTTTCTAGGGGATAGTTTATTAGAACCCTTACAACGACGGCGAGGTCTTCCCATCGGAAATTTAACCAGTCAATTTTTTGCTAATATTTACCTGAATGGGTTTGATCATTTTGTCAAAGAAAAACTCAAAGTCACTCAATATATCCGCTATGTCGATGATTTTGCCTTATTTTCAGATAACCCCGAATTTCTAGCAGATGCAAGAATAGCAGTCGAGGAATATTTAGCCACATTGAGAGTCAAAATTCATCCCATTAAAAGCCAATTATTTGAAACAAAAATCGGAGCAAATTTTTTAGGATTTCGCATTTTACCCGATAGAATTCGAGTCCGTAAAGAAAATTTACGTCGAGCTAGACGTCGATTGCGACAAATGCAGGTAGAATATGATCAGGGTAAAATTGGGGGCGAAAAAGTGTCGCAATCAATCCAGAGTTGGGTTGCTCATCTTCAACAGGGCGATACTTGGCAACTCCGTCAACAGATATTTGCTTCTCTCGAATTATCGAGAAGGTAA
- the rpsG gene encoding 30S ribosomal protein S7 yields the protein MSRRRVVQKRPIPADPVYNSRLVSMMVRRIMKHGKKSIAYRIIYQALKTIEERTGSEPLEVFEKAVRNATPLVEVKARRVGGATYQVPMEVRSERGTALALRWLIQYARARTGRSMAVRLANELMDAANETGSAVRKREETHRMAEANKAFAHYRY from the coding sequence ATGTCTCGTCGCCGAGTTGTACAAAAGCGTCCGATTCCCGCCGATCCGGTTTATAACAGTCGCTTAGTTAGCATGATGGTACGTCGCATCATGAAACATGGAAAAAAATCCATTGCTTACCGGATCATTTATCAGGCGCTAAAAACAATCGAAGAAAGAACGGGTTCAGAACCTTTAGAGGTGTTTGAAAAAGCCGTTCGCAATGCTACCCCCCTCGTGGAAGTCAAAGCACGACGGGTTGGCGGTGCAACCTATCAAGTTCCGATGGAAGTGCGCTCAGAACGGGGAACAGCTTTAGCTTTACGTTGGTTAATTCAATATGCTAGAGCCAGAACCGGACGTTCCATGGCGGTACGATTAGCCAATGAACTGATGGATGCTGCCAACGAAACCGGAAGTGCAGTTCGCAAACGGGAAGAAACCCACCGGATGGCAGAAGCTAACAAAGCCTTTGCTCATTATCGGTATTAA